Proteins from a genomic interval of Diaminobutyricimonas aerilata:
- the carA gene encoding glutamine-hydrolyzing carbamoyl-phosphate synthase small subunit codes for MTTESAVLVLEDGTRYTGRAYGARGRTLGEAVFATGMSGYQETLSDPSYAGQIVVMTAPHIGNTGMNDEDLESRRLWVAGYVVRDPSRVVSNFRAQRSLDDDLVANGIVGISGIDTRALTRRIRDAGAMRAGIFSGEEAALDADEQLEIVRSAADMRGLNLSAEVSTLEGYVVPAVGEKIGNLAVLDLGVKSSTLRYLAERGFEVHVLPQSATIDDVRAIDPVAAFYSNGPGDPGASDAHVELLQGILRDELPFFGICFGNQLFGRALGFGTYKLPFGHRGINQPVLDKATGRVEITSQNHGFAVEAPIDDVIESPAGFGRVEVSHFSLNDQVVEGLRALDIPAFSVQYHPEAASGPHDSNYLFDRFRDLVLERRRQRDEQPTTPAENPEENA; via the coding sequence ATGACGACCGAATCCGCCGTCCTCGTCCTCGAGGACGGCACCCGCTACACCGGACGCGCCTACGGCGCCCGCGGCCGCACCCTCGGCGAGGCCGTCTTCGCAACGGGCATGAGCGGCTACCAGGAGACCCTCTCCGACCCGAGCTACGCCGGGCAGATCGTCGTGATGACCGCGCCGCACATCGGCAACACGGGGATGAACGACGAGGACCTCGAGTCCCGCCGCCTGTGGGTCGCCGGCTATGTCGTGCGCGACCCCTCCCGCGTCGTGTCGAACTTCCGCGCCCAGCGCAGCCTCGACGACGACCTCGTCGCCAACGGCATCGTCGGCATCAGCGGCATCGACACGCGCGCCCTCACCCGCCGCATCCGCGACGCCGGTGCCATGCGGGCGGGCATCTTCTCGGGCGAGGAGGCGGCTCTCGACGCCGACGAGCAGCTCGAGATCGTGCGCTCCGCGGCCGACATGCGCGGCCTCAACCTCTCGGCGGAGGTGTCGACCCTCGAGGGATACGTCGTGCCGGCCGTCGGGGAGAAGATCGGCAACCTCGCCGTGCTCGACCTCGGCGTCAAGAGCTCCACCCTGCGCTACCTCGCCGAGCGCGGCTTCGAGGTGCACGTGCTGCCGCAGAGCGCCACGATCGACGACGTGCGGGCCATCGATCCGGTCGCCGCGTTCTACTCGAACGGTCCCGGCGACCCCGGCGCCTCCGACGCCCACGTCGAACTGCTGCAGGGCATCCTGCGCGACGAGCTGCCGTTCTTCGGCATCTGCTTCGGCAACCAGCTCTTCGGGCGCGCCCTCGGCTTCGGCACCTACAAGCTGCCCTTCGGGCATCGCGGCATCAACCAGCCGGTGCTCGACAAGGCCACCGGTCGCGTCGAGATCACGAGCCAGAACCACGGCTTCGCCGTCGAGGCGCCGATCGACGACGTCATCGAGTCGCCCGCCGGCTTCGGCCGGGTCGAGGTGAGCCACTTCAGCCTCAACGACCAGGTCGTCGAGGGACTGCGTGCCCTCGACATCCCCGCCTTCAGCGTGCAGTACCACCCCGAGGCCGCCTCGGGGCCGCACGACAGCAACTACCTGTTCGACCGCTTCCGCGACCTCGTCCTCGAGCGCCGACGGCAGCGCGACGAGCAGCCCACCACCCCCGCCGAGAACCCCGAGGAGAACGCCTGA
- a CDS encoding dihydroorotase — protein sequence MSILIREATLPDGTTTDLLIDGGVIAERGSGLSAHDAEVVDAAGLRALPGLVDLHTHLREPGFEQSETVLTGSRAAAAGGFTAVFAMANTSPVADTAGVVEQVQSLGDRHGYVTVRPIGAVTEGLAGERLAEIGAMAHSRAGVRVFSDDGMCVHDPLLMRRALEYVSTFDGVVAQHAQEPRLTIGAQMNESELSGELGLAGWPAVAEEAIIARDVLLAQHVGARLHICHVSTAGSVDVVRWAKARGIAVTAEVTPHHLLLTEQLVRSYDARFKVNPPLRRDEDVHALRAALADGTIDIVATDHAPHPAEAKECAWDEAANGMVGLETALSVVQEAVVETGQLGWADVARVLSRTPAEIGRLAGYDAPFEIGSPAHLTLLDPAVRRAIDTDDLHGLSRNSPYLGRSLPGRVVTTVHGGVVTVRDGALVEPEEVARG from the coding sequence ATGAGCATCCTCATCCGCGAGGCGACCCTGCCCGACGGAACCACCACCGACCTGCTGATCGACGGCGGTGTGATCGCCGAACGCGGGTCGGGACTCTCCGCGCACGACGCCGAGGTCGTCGACGCCGCCGGCCTGCGTGCCCTGCCGGGACTCGTCGATCTGCATACCCATCTGCGGGAACCGGGGTTCGAGCAGAGCGAGACGGTGCTGACCGGCTCGCGGGCCGCAGCGGCCGGCGGGTTCACCGCCGTGTTCGCCATGGCGAACACGAGCCCCGTCGCCGACACCGCCGGCGTCGTCGAGCAGGTGCAGTCGCTCGGCGACCGTCACGGCTACGTCACCGTGCGCCCGATCGGTGCGGTCACCGAGGGGCTCGCGGGGGAGCGGCTCGCCGAGATCGGGGCGATGGCGCACTCCCGCGCCGGCGTGCGCGTGTTCAGCGACGACGGCATGTGCGTGCACGACCCGCTGCTCATGCGCCGCGCGCTCGAGTACGTGTCGACCTTCGACGGCGTCGTCGCGCAGCACGCGCAGGAGCCGCGGTTGACGATCGGCGCGCAGATGAACGAGAGCGAGCTCTCCGGCGAACTCGGCCTGGCCGGGTGGCCCGCCGTCGCCGAGGAGGCGATCATCGCCCGCGACGTGCTGCTCGCCCAGCACGTCGGCGCGCGACTGCACATCTGCCACGTCTCCACCGCCGGCTCCGTGGACGTCGTCCGCTGGGCAAAGGCGCGGGGCATCGCGGTCACCGCCGAGGTCACGCCGCACCACCTGCTGCTCACCGAACAGCTCGTGCGCTCCTACGACGCGCGCTTCAAGGTCAACCCGCCGCTTCGCCGCGACGAGGACGTGCACGCCCTCCGCGCCGCCCTCGCCGACGGCACGATCGACATCGTCGCGACGGACCACGCCCCGCACCCCGCCGAGGCGAAGGAGTGCGCGTGGGACGAGGCCGCCAACGGCATGGTCGGCCTCGAGACCGCGCTCTCGGTCGTGCAGGAGGCCGTCGTCGAGACGGGACAGCTCGGCTGGGCGGACGTCGCGCGCGTGCTCTCGCGCACGCCGGCCGAGATCGGCCGCCTCGCGGGCTACGACGCGCCGTTCGAGATCGGCTCTCCCGCGCACCTCACGCTCCTCGACCCGGCCGTGCGCCGCGCGATCGACACGGACGATCTGCACGGCCTGAGCCGCAACTCCCCCTACCTCGGGCGATCGCTGCCCGGCCGCGTCGTGACGACGGTGCACGGCGGTGTCGTCACCGTGCGCGACGGCGCCCTCGTCGAGCCCGAGGAGGTCGCGCGTGGATAA
- a CDS encoding aspartate carbamoyltransferase catalytic subunit translates to MRHLLSSRDLDLDTAVRVLDVAEDMAEVATREVKKLPTLRGRTVVNLFFEDSTRTRISFEAAAKRLSADVINFSAKGSSVSKGESLKDTAQTLEAMGADAVVIRHSASGAPRVLADAGWIDAAVVNAGDGTHEHPTQALLDAFTIRKRLHGAASRGRDLDGVRVVIVGDILHSRVARSNAWLLTTLGAEVTFVAPPTLLPYGVRGWPVRVQHDLDAAIAEVPDAIMMLRIQAERMRAAYFPNAREYSRLWGLDDARLARLGADTMVLHPGPMNRGLEISAAAADSPRSTVREQVANGVSIRMAVLYLVLAGTETA, encoded by the coding sequence ATGAGGCACCTGCTCAGCAGCCGGGATCTCGACCTCGACACGGCGGTCCGTGTGCTCGACGTCGCTGAGGACATGGCCGAGGTGGCGACCCGCGAGGTGAAGAAGCTGCCGACCCTGCGTGGCCGCACGGTCGTCAACCTGTTCTTCGAGGACTCCACCCGCACCCGCATCTCGTTCGAGGCGGCGGCGAAGCGGCTCTCGGCCGACGTCATCAACTTCAGCGCCAAGGGCTCGAGCGTCTCGAAGGGCGAGTCCCTGAAAGACACGGCGCAGACCCTCGAGGCGATGGGCGCCGACGCCGTCGTCATCCGCCACTCCGCATCCGGCGCTCCCCGCGTGCTCGCCGACGCCGGCTGGATCGACGCCGCCGTCGTCAACGCGGGCGACGGCACGCACGAGCACCCGACCCAGGCGCTGCTCGACGCCTTCACGATCCGCAAGCGCCTGCACGGCGCCGCGTCACGCGGCCGCGACCTCGACGGCGTGCGCGTCGTCATCGTGGGCGACATCCTGCACTCCCGCGTCGCCCGCTCCAACGCATGGCTGCTGACCACCCTCGGCGCCGAGGTGACCTTCGTCGCCCCGCCGACGCTCCTGCCCTACGGCGTGCGCGGCTGGCCGGTGCGGGTGCAGCACGACCTCGACGCCGCGATCGCCGAGGTGCCGGACGCGATCATGATGCTGCGCATCCAGGCCGAGCGGATGCGCGCCGCCTACTTCCCGAACGCGCGCGAGTACTCGCGCCTCTGGGGTCTCGACGATGCGCGCCTGGCCCGCCTCGGCGCCGATACGATGGTGCTGCATCCCGGTCCGATGAACAGGGGACTGGAGATCAGTGCCGCCGCGGCCGATTCGCCGAGGTCGACGGTCCGGGAACAGGTCGCGAACGGGGTGTCGATACGGATGGCTGTGCTCTACCTCGTGCTCGCGGGAACGGAGACGGCATGA
- the pyrR gene encoding bifunctional pyr operon transcriptional regulator/uracil phosphoribosyltransferase PyrR, producing MPPRVVLQHSDITRALTRIAHEILESNRGPESLVLLGIPTRGVILADRLAALVERFTGTAVPSGALDVTMYRDDLGRNPTRAPSPTRIPDGGIDGRTVVLVDDVLYSGRTIRAALDALADHGRPRIVRLAALIDRGHRELPIRPDFVGKNLPSAVTERINVRLTEVDGAEEVTIEG from the coding sequence ATGCCGCCACGCGTCGTGCTGCAGCACTCTGACATCACCCGGGCTCTGACCCGGATCGCGCACGAGATCCTCGAATCCAATCGGGGACCGGAGTCGCTCGTCCTGCTGGGCATCCCGACCCGCGGCGTCATCCTCGCCGATCGGCTCGCCGCCCTCGTCGAACGCTTCACCGGGACGGCCGTGCCGTCCGGTGCCCTCGATGTGACGATGTACCGCGACGATCTCGGCCGCAACCCCACGCGCGCCCCGTCGCCGACCCGCATCCCCGACGGCGGCATCGACGGGCGCACGGTCGTTCTCGTCGACGACGTGCTCTACTCGGGCCGGACCATCCGCGCCGCCCTCGACGCCCTCGCGGACCACGGACGCCCGCGGATCGTGCGCCTCGCCGCGCTCATCGATCGCGGCCACCGGGAACTGCCCATCCGCCCCGACTTCGTGGGCAAGAACCTGCCGTCGGCGGTCACCGAACGCATCAACGTGCGCCTGACCGAGGTCGACGGCGCCGAGGAGGTGACGATCGAAGGATGA
- a CDS encoding GNAT family N-acetyltransferase, translating to MSDAHLHLPADPTSRERLAAFGLRYEVVASSDRDAYTGWFRADARGFHDAEPAAEVLAQELEGLAFRRTVGIFDDTIVDRGAPVATVSSWPMQLTVPGRRDVTAWAISSVTVSATHRRRGIARNMLEGELRTARELGIPLAMLTVSEATIYGRYGFGPANRQSPYEVDTKRVRWTGPVPEGRVHYVNRDDFVENGPAVAERQRLDVPGEVERWPMWWRRRAGLIEPDSEQSRRIRVARYDDASGTPQGFAVFHLADMDGFRGTVVVDHLLSATRDAEAALWRFLLEQDLVVKATADLRSPADPLPWYVDDVRGVRKTDERDHLWLRVLDPVASLEARTYAAAGRVALRVADALGFADGTVLLETDDRGAASASRVAEPPTGVPTLDVPIASLGSLLLGGVTAETLLRVGRVQEATPGAAVATDAVFRSPVVPFTSIWF from the coding sequence GTGAGCGATGCACACCTCCACCTGCCCGCCGATCCGACCTCCCGGGAGCGCCTGGCCGCCTTCGGCCTGCGCTACGAGGTGGTCGCGTCGTCCGATCGCGACGCGTACACCGGGTGGTTCCGGGCGGACGCCCGTGGCTTCCACGACGCCGAACCGGCCGCGGAGGTGCTCGCGCAGGAACTCGAGGGACTCGCCTTCCGCCGCACGGTCGGCATCTTCGACGACACGATCGTCGACCGCGGTGCTCCGGTCGCGACGGTGTCGTCGTGGCCGATGCAGCTCACCGTGCCCGGCCGTCGCGACGTGACGGCGTGGGCGATCTCGTCGGTCACCGTCTCGGCGACCCACCGCCGGCGCGGTATCGCCCGCAACATGCTCGAGGGCGAGCTGCGCACCGCCCGAGAACTCGGCATCCCCCTCGCCATGCTCACCGTGAGCGAGGCGACGATCTACGGCCGGTACGGGTTCGGCCCGGCGAACCGGCAGTCCCCGTACGAGGTCGACACGAAGCGTGTCCGCTGGACCGGACCGGTACCCGAGGGCCGCGTGCATTACGTGAACCGTGACGACTTCGTCGAGAACGGACCCGCCGTCGCCGAGCGTCAACGTCTCGACGTGCCCGGCGAGGTCGAACGCTGGCCCATGTGGTGGCGCCGCCGGGCCGGACTCATCGAGCCCGACTCGGAGCAGTCCCGCCGCATCCGCGTCGCCCGCTACGACGACGCGTCGGGCACACCGCAGGGGTTCGCGGTGTTCCACCTCGCCGACATGGACGGGTTCCGCGGCACCGTCGTGGTCGACCACCTGCTCTCAGCGACACGGGACGCCGAAGCCGCCTTGTGGCGGTTCCTGCTCGAGCAGGACCTCGTCGTCAAGGCGACCGCCGACCTCCGCTCCCCCGCCGATCCGCTGCCCTGGTACGTCGACGACGTGCGCGGCGTGCGCAAGACCGACGAGCGCGACCACCTGTGGTTGCGTGTGCTCGATCCGGTGGCGTCTCTCGAGGCGCGCACCTACGCGGCCGCTGGCCGGGTGGCGCTGCGCGTCGCCGACGCGCTCGGCTTCGCCGACGGCACGGTGCTGCTCGAGACGGACGATCGAGGTGCCGCCTCGGCGTCGCGCGTCGCGGAGCCGCCCACGGGCGTGCCGACGCTCGACGTGCCGATCGCCTCGCTCGGATCGCTGCTGCTCGGCGGCGTGACCGCGGAGACGCTCCTCCGCGTGGGCCGCGTGCAGGAGGCGACCCCCGGCGCCGCAGTCGCGACGGACGCGGTGTTCCGCTCTCCGGTGGTGCCGTTCACGAGCATCTGGTTCTAG
- a CDS encoding choice-of-anchor I family protein, whose translation MRRRPVLPALALVAAAPLALLAAQPASAALVPSPPTVSADDAALTLAPIGTYESGVFEEGAAEIVAYYAAGQRLLVVNAVAGSVEVLDVSDPTAPVSLFSYDIASEFVGVANSVAVRADGLAAVAVEAAVKTDPGRVVFFDAAGNGAPLGSVEVGALPDMLTFTPDGTRVVVANEAEPDKLTNTIDPQGTVSIVSVPSTVSAPAQEAVQTVDFLRFDPPTSAPLPEGVRVYGGVPGSATPIADSLEPEYITVDSSSSRAYVTLQEANAIAEIDLDAAELLEVRPLGFKDWSADVFDGSDEDGPLDEKGDPTGLINLASWPVLGIYSPDAIASYSAGGSTYLVTANEGDAREWGENAPNEYLEEERVEDLTLCSNLDPALQTDAAIGRLNVSIANGYDADQDCYSELYTLGGRSFSIWSADGTQVFDSGSDFERITAELLPEFFNSDHAETEFDSRSDSKGPEPEGITLGEVGGRTYAFIGLERIGGVMVYDITSPTEASFVTYVNNRDFEADLESPEAGDLGPEGLTFITAADSPTGAPMLAVGNEVSGTTTLYSITAAATDPGTVPPIDPNTGGPAGELAATGAETAGAVLLGALALVGGLALLLVRRRRTA comes from the coding sequence GTGCGCCGTCGCCCCGTCCTGCCCGCTCTCGCCCTCGTGGCGGCCGCGCCCCTCGCGCTGCTCGCCGCGCAGCCCGCATCCGCCGCCCTCGTCCCCTCGCCGCCCACGGTGTCGGCTGACGACGCGGCGCTCACGCTCGCCCCGATCGGCACCTACGAGAGCGGGGTGTTCGAGGAGGGCGCGGCCGAGATCGTCGCGTACTACGCCGCCGGGCAGCGTCTGCTCGTCGTGAACGCCGTCGCGGGAAGCGTCGAGGTGCTCGACGTCTCCGACCCCACGGCGCCGGTGTCGCTGTTCTCTTACGACATCGCATCCGAGTTCGTCGGCGTCGCCAACTCCGTCGCGGTCCGCGCGGACGGGCTCGCCGCCGTCGCGGTGGAGGCCGCCGTGAAGACGGATCCGGGTCGTGTGGTGTTCTTCGACGCGGCGGGCAACGGCGCTCCGCTCGGGTCGGTCGAGGTCGGAGCGCTGCCCGACATGCTCACGTTCACCCCCGACGGCACGCGCGTGGTCGTCGCCAACGAAGCTGAGCCTGACAAGCTCACCAACACGATCGACCCGCAAGGCACGGTGAGCATCGTCTCCGTGCCGTCCACGGTCTCCGCGCCGGCGCAGGAGGCGGTGCAGACGGTCGACTTCCTGCGCTTCGACCCGCCGACGAGCGCGCCGCTTCCGGAGGGCGTGCGCGTCTACGGCGGTGTGCCCGGCTCGGCCACGCCGATCGCCGACTCGCTCGAGCCGGAGTACATCACCGTCGACTCCTCGAGCAGCCGTGCCTACGTGACGCTGCAGGAGGCGAACGCGATCGCCGAGATCGACCTCGACGCGGCCGAACTGCTCGAGGTGCGTCCGCTCGGATTCAAGGACTGGTCCGCCGACGTCTTCGACGGCAGCGACGAGGACGGCCCGCTCGATGAGAAGGGTGACCCCACCGGACTCATCAACCTCGCCTCCTGGCCGGTGCTCGGCATCTACAGCCCCGACGCCATCGCCTCGTACTCGGCGGGCGGGTCCACCTACCTGGTCACGGCGAACGAGGGCGACGCCCGCGAGTGGGGCGAGAACGCGCCGAACGAATACCTCGAGGAGGAGCGCGTCGAGGACCTCACACTGTGCTCGAACCTCGACCCGGCCCTGCAGACGGACGCCGCGATCGGCCGCCTCAACGTGTCGATCGCGAACGGTTACGACGCCGACCAGGACTGCTACTCGGAGCTGTACACGCTCGGCGGGCGCTCGTTCAGCATCTGGAGCGCCGACGGCACCCAGGTGTTCGACAGCGGCAGCGACTTCGAGCGGATCACCGCCGAGCTGCTGCCGGAGTTCTTCAACTCCGACCACGCCGAGACCGAGTTCGACAGCCGCAGCGACAGCAAGGGTCCCGAGCCGGAGGGGATCACGCTCGGCGAGGTCGGCGGACGCACCTACGCGTTCATCGGACTCGAGCGCATCGGCGGCGTCATGGTCTACGACATCACCTCGCCGACCGAGGCGTCGTTCGTGACCTACGTGAACAACCGCGACTTCGAGGCCGACCTCGAGTCTCCGGAGGCGGGCGACCTCGGACCGGAGGGCCTCACCTTCATCACGGCGGCGGACTCCCCCACCGGGGCGCCCATGCTGGCCGTCGGCAACGAGGTGTCGGGCACGACGACGCTCTACTCGATCACGGCGGCCGCCACCGATCCGGGCACCGTGCCCCCGATCGACCCGAACACGGGCGGTCCCGCCGGCGAACTCGCCGCCACGGGCGCCGAGACCGCGGGCGCCGTCCTCCTCGGAGCCCTCGCCCTCGTGGGCGGACTGGCGCTCCTGCTCGTACGCCGTCGCCGCACCGCCTGA
- a CDS encoding GAP family protein, producing the protein MTLELLATLGALALVDSLSIGTLLIPVFFLIAPRLRSGRMLVYLAAISGFYFVVGIALTLGATTVLTTFGDWLDTPTAYGIQFALGAALLITGIAMPTKKKDRPDDGSPRNGRLARWRDHAMTGRRPTAVISIAIAAGLMELATMVPYLAAVGQLSSAPLDTGSRLLLLAAYCVVMVLPALVLLVLRLVARRVVEPLLQRLAAWLERTGAETTAWILAIVGFLLLRDAAGHLEIFEWLGTLDTLDDR; encoded by the coding sequence GTGACTCTCGAACTCCTCGCGACCCTCGGCGCTCTGGCGCTCGTCGACAGCCTGAGCATCGGCACCCTGCTCATCCCGGTGTTCTTCCTCATCGCCCCGCGCCTCCGGTCCGGCCGGATGCTCGTCTACCTCGCCGCGATCTCCGGGTTCTACTTCGTCGTCGGCATCGCGCTCACGCTCGGAGCGACGACGGTGCTGACGACCTTCGGCGACTGGCTCGACACCCCGACCGCCTACGGCATCCAGTTCGCGCTCGGCGCCGCTCTGCTCATCACCGGAATCGCGATGCCGACGAAGAAGAAGGACCGGCCCGACGACGGCTCACCCCGCAACGGACGCCTCGCCCGCTGGCGCGATCACGCGATGACTGGGAGGCGGCCGACGGCGGTCATCTCGATCGCCATCGCGGCGGGCCTCATGGAGCTCGCCACGATGGTGCCGTATCTGGCCGCGGTCGGCCAGCTCTCGTCCGCCCCGCTCGACACCGGTTCGCGACTGCTGCTGCTCGCGGCCTACTGCGTCGTGATGGTGCTGCCGGCCCTCGTGCTGCTCGTGCTGCGGCTGGTCGCCCGTCGCGTCGTCGAGCCCCTGCTGCAGCGCCTCGCCGCGTGGCTCGAGCGCACGGGGGCGGAGACGACCGCGTGGATCCTCGCCATCGTCGGCTTCCTGCTGCTGCGCGACGCCGCGGGCCACCTCGAGATCTTCGAGTGGCTCGGCACCCTCGACACCCTCGACGACCGCTGA
- a CDS encoding sensor histidine kinase, translating to MGPSVLPRARAFARRHPGPVSAAAVLAISVVLLALDVTGLYGAAWRPLGDNPWWGLLTVVPGCALLAAKNRIPLLALTLGGAVFVVDFIAFGTVGMLLVLNDLIYAATASLDRAGRMRLLLALVLLGLTVLAVVGATTHDARTTLFAALLVFALLGTPFWWATAVRQAHELAELHAARADDAARMAELREQDAVRAERERMARDLHDVIAGHLSAAALRSEAALAREPDEARDRDALAAVRESSVSSLEEMRSMILLLRAGAEPAVAPSRLDRLHEIVGEASTSGLRVEVEATELPELPAAVDQAATRILREALVNVAKHAAGARVRLIVAHRDGHLELAIESGPGRATDAGGAGLGLVTMRERAEALGGRFTAGPEGSGWAVRAELPVAVRA from the coding sequence ATGGGCCCCTCCGTTCTCCCGCGCGCACGCGCGTTCGCACGGCGACATCCGGGCCCGGTCTCCGCAGCCGCGGTGCTCGCGATCTCGGTCGTGCTGCTCGCCCTCGACGTCACCGGGCTGTACGGCGCCGCGTGGCGGCCGCTCGGCGACAACCCGTGGTGGGGGCTGCTCACGGTCGTCCCCGGCTGCGCACTGCTCGCGGCCAAGAACCGCATCCCGCTGCTCGCGCTCACCCTCGGCGGCGCCGTGTTCGTCGTCGACTTCATCGCGTTCGGCACGGTCGGCATGCTGCTCGTGTTGAACGACCTCATCTACGCCGCGACGGCGAGCCTCGACCGGGCCGGGCGGATGCGGCTGCTCCTCGCCCTCGTGCTGCTCGGTCTCACCGTGCTCGCCGTCGTCGGCGCGACGACCCACGACGCGCGCACGACCCTGTTCGCCGCGCTGCTCGTGTTCGCGTTGCTCGGCACCCCGTTCTGGTGGGCGACGGCCGTGCGGCAGGCCCACGAGCTCGCCGAGCTCCACGCGGCACGCGCCGACGACGCGGCGCGGATGGCCGAGCTGCGCGAGCAGGATGCGGTGCGCGCCGAGCGGGAGCGGATGGCCCGCGATCTGCACGACGTCATCGCCGGTCACCTGTCGGCGGCGGCCCTGCGGTCGGAGGCGGCGCTCGCCCGGGAACCGGACGAGGCGCGGGATCGTGATGCGCTCGCCGCGGTGCGCGAGTCGAGCGTGAGCAGCCTCGAGGAGATGCGCTCGATGATCCTGCTGCTGCGCGCCGGTGCCGAGCCGGCCGTCGCCCCGAGCCGGCTCGACCGGCTCCACGAGATCGTCGGCGAGGCGTCCACCTCGGGACTGCGCGTCGAGGTCGAGGCGACGGAACTCCCCGAGTTGCCGGCAGCGGTCGATCAGGCGGCGACGCGCATCCTGCGGGAGGCGCTCGTGAACGTCGCGAAGCACGCCGCGGGTGCGCGCGTGCGACTCATCGTCGCGCACCGGGACGGGCACCTCGAACTCGCGATCGAATCGGGTCCGGGTCGGGCGACCGACGCGGGCGGCGCCGGGCTGGGACTCGTGACGATGCGGGAGCGCGCGGAGGCCCTGGGCGGACGCTTCACCGCCGGTCCCGAGGGTTCCGGTTGGGCCGTGCGCGCGGAGCTGCCGGTGGCGGTGCGGGCATGA
- a CDS encoding response regulator has protein sequence MTRVLLADDHAAVRTGIRLILEDGGFEVVGEAVDGADAVRLARRLRPDVVLMDIRMPGTDGIEATRTITDEGLGDVLVLTSFDIDEYVFGAVRAGAVGFVLKSTSAVALRDAVSRVAAGDGVLAPEVTRRMLEAFVGSTPQPVRSHPLLNTLTAREREVLGLLGQGYSNAEIAAELVVSTTTAKTHVSRTLGKLGVASRMQAAVVAREAGLA, from the coding sequence ATGACGCGCGTGCTGCTCGCCGACGATCACGCGGCGGTACGCACGGGCATCCGGCTCATCCTCGAAGACGGCGGGTTCGAGGTCGTCGGAGAGGCGGTCGACGGGGCGGACGCGGTGCGACTGGCCCGGCGGCTGCGCCCGGACGTCGTGCTCATGGACATCCGGATGCCGGGCACCGACGGCATCGAGGCGACGCGCACGATCACCGACGAGGGGCTGGGCGACGTGCTCGTGCTGACGAGCTTCGACATCGACGAGTACGTGTTCGGCGCGGTCCGTGCCGGAGCGGTCGGGTTCGTGCTCAAGTCCACGAGCGCGGTCGCCCTGCGGGATGCGGTGTCGCGCGTCGCCGCCGGTGACGGGGTGCTCGCGCCGGAGGTCACCCGCCGGATGCTCGAAGCCTTCGTCGGATCGACACCGCAGCCGGTGCGGTCGCATCCGCTTCTGAACACCCTCACCGCACGCGAGCGGGAGGTGCTGGGGTTGCTCGGTCAGGGGTACTCGAACGCGGAGATCGCCGCCGAACTGGTCGTGTCGACGACGACCGCGAAGACGCACGTGTCGCGCACGCTCGGCAAGCTCGGCGTCGCGAGCCGGATGCAGGCGGCGGTCGTCGCCCGCGAGGCCGGTCTCGCCTGA
- a CDS encoding ABC transporter permease, whose product MRRRGEGRGAWALLGFVVPVLLLALWTWLSTSGAVPSHRLPSPLGVWNAGIELAFGERPLLGGYIAISTQRVLIGFAVGSVIGLLLGALVGLSKWGGALLAPTIGGFRAVPSLAWVPLLILYLGINEDSKVTLIAIGALFPVYTTVAGALRHVDPHLVEVGRAYGLGRLSLLTRVQLPAVVPSIVSGLRLALAQSWLFLVAAELIASSTGLGFLLVDSQNNGRIDRLFLTIVLLAVLGKTTDALIGLLERVLLRRFG is encoded by the coding sequence GTGCGCCGCAGGGGGGAGGGGCGTGGCGCGTGGGCGCTGCTCGGCTTCGTCGTGCCGGTGCTGCTGCTCGCCCTCTGGACGTGGTTGAGCACGAGCGGCGCCGTGCCGTCGCACCGGTTGCCCTCGCCGCTCGGCGTCTGGAACGCGGGCATCGAGCTCGCGTTCGGCGAGCGCCCGCTGCTCGGCGGTTACATCGCCATCTCGACGCAACGCGTGCTCATCGGCTTCGCGGTCGGCTCCGTCATCGGACTCCTCCTCGGCGCCCTCGTGGGACTCTCGAAATGGGGCGGCGCGCTGCTGGCCCCGACGATCGGCGGATTCCGGGCGGTTCCGTCGCTCGCCTGGGTGCCGCTGCTCATCCTCTACCTCGGCATCAACGAGGATTCGAAGGTCACCCTCATCGCGATCGGCGCACTGTTCCCCGTGTACACGACCGTCGCCGGGGCGCTGCGCCACGTCGACCCGCACCTCGTCGAGGTCGGACGCGCGTACGGCCTCGGACGTCTGAGCCTGCTCACCCGGGTGCAACTGCCCGCCGTGGTGCCGAGCATCGTGTCGGGGCTGCGGCTCGCCCTCGCCCAGTCGTGGCTGTTCCTCGTCGCCGCGGAACTCATCGCCTCCTCGACGGGTCTGGGCTTCCTGCTCGTCGACTCGCAGAACAACGGCCGGATCGACCGCCTGTTCCTCACGATCGTGCTGCTCGCGGTGCTCGGCAAGACGACGGATGCGCTCATCGGCCTGCTCGAACGGGTGCTGCTGCGCCGGTTCGGCTAG